The nucleotide sequence GAGTATGTCGGCAAGCCGACGGCCCGCGAAGGGACCGAGCCATGGGTGCAGACCCCTGAGGTCATCGAGAAGATGCGCGTGGCCGGGCGAATCGCGGCCGGCGCACTGGTGGAGGCGGGCAAAGCGGTGGCACCCGGGGTCACGACCGACGAGCTGGACCGGATCGCGCACGAGTACATGGTCGACAACGGTGCCTATCCGTCGACGCTGGAATACAAGGGCTTCCCCAAGTCGTGCTGTACCTCGCTCAACGAGGTGATCTGCCACGGAATCCCCGACTCGACGGTGATCGCCGACGGTGACATCGTCAACATCGATGTCACCGCTTACTTCGACGGGGTGCATGGCGACACCAACGCGACCTTCCTGGCCGGTGACGTCTCCGAGGAGCACCGGCTGCTGGTGGAGCGCACCCGGGAAGCGACGATGCGGGCGATCAACGCCGTCAAACCCGGACGGGCGTTGTCGGTCATCGGGCGAGTGATCGAGGCGTATGCAAATCGCTTTGGCTACAACGTGGTTCGCGACTTCACCGGCCACGGCATCGGTACCACCTTCCACAACGGGCTGGTTGTGTTGCATTACGACCAGCCTGCGGTGGAGACGATCATGCAGACCGGGATGACATTCACCATCGAGCCGATGATCAACCTGGGCACGTTGGACTACGAGATCTGGGATGACGACTGGACGGTGGTCACCAAGGACCGCAAGTGGACCGCGCAGTTCGAACACACGCTGCTGGTCACCGATACCGGTGCCGAGATTCTCACGTTGCCATGAGCTCTCCATGCGCGAGCAGACACAAACTCGCGTAGCCGTCCGCGTGCCGGTGCGATTTTGCGTCTGCTCGCCATGCTCGGTGGCGTCGGCGGTTGACCCGTTACCGGGTGGTTAACCGCAGGAAGCTCGAGGTGTCGCGGGGCTGCGACTGGATGAACTCGTGGCACGCTCTGGTCGATTGGCGGTAACTTGCGTAAGTGTCTTCGATGATGACCACGCTCGACGGATTCCCGGTCCAAGTGGCAGTGGCCGGTCCCGCAACTGGCGTCGTCGTCGCCATTCTTGGTGCCGATCAACGCGCTGTCACCGCGTATGACGCGGTGTGCGAGCGGCTGCATACCGCCTCACTTCGAACGGTGGTGGTGGGCGCCGACCCGCGGCTGACGTCAAAATCCGTGGTTGGCATCCTCGATGCCCTGGGTATCAAGTGGGCGGTGGTGGCCGGCGATCGGGAGGGCGCCGAACTCGCCTGGGAACTGGCGGCGACGAGGTTGGGCAGGTTCGCCGGCTTGGTCGCAATTGACCGTGGCCATCCGGCGATCGCCGATTCCGAGGGTATCGTTCGCGATGACCTGTGTCCGCCCGTCGAGATCGCCACCACCGTGCTGGTGACTTCGGCGGCCGTGCGGGAAGCGGCCCGTAACAGCCAGCAGTTGGTCTACGCCGAGTATCGGGTCGTTGAGCTGCTGGGCCGACGCAATGCGCAGGAGTCGACGGCCCAGCTGGCCACCGAGATCGTGCTGCGCACCAGCGGTTGGTAGGTGCCGCCAACCTGGCCTTCCACGAGCAGGCCGGGGATGTCTAGTCTTGTGCCACAACCGTTTCCGTTGAAATATTCGGCATGACACCACGCTGGGCGATGCGGATGCTCCAGCATGATGGGGAGAGGACGGGTGGTCTTGAACGCCGCTGGACCGGGACCGATCGTGGGGATGACCACATATCTGGACCAAGCCAAGACTGGTGTCTGGGATGTCAGCGCAAGTTTTCTGCCCGCCAGCTATTTCGACGGTGTCACCATGGCTGGTGGCATCGCCGTGCTGCTGCCTCCGCAGCGGGCCGATGCCGATGCTGCCAACAGAGTGCTCGACAGCCTCGATGCCCTGGTCATCACCGGAGGTAAGGATGTCGACCCCGCTGCCTACGGCCAACAGGCGCATCCGGCCACCGACGAGCCGGCACCGATCCGGGACAGCTGGGAGTTCGCGCTACTGCGCGGTGCACTGCACCGGGGGCTACCGGTGCTCGGTATCTGCCGCGGCGCTCAAGTTCTCAACGTCGCATTCGGTGGGACGCTGCACCAGCACCTGCCCGATGTGCTCGGGCACAACGGACACCGGGCAGGCAACGCGGTGTTTTCCTCGCTGCCGGTGCGTACCGTGCCCGGGACCCGGTTGGCGACCTTGATCGGGGAGTCCGCGCAGGTGCGTTGCTACCACCACCAGGCCGTCGCCGAGGTGGGCGAAGGCCTGGTGGTCAGCGCCTGGGATGTTGACGGCGTGGTCGAGGCGCTGGAGCTGCCGGGGGAGAACTTCGTGCTGGCCGTGCAGTGGCATCCCGAGGAGTCATTGGAGGATCTGCGTCTGTTCTCGGCTGTGGTGGATGCCGCCCGGTCGCGCAGCAGCGGGTGAGCGGATCGGACCTCCCGATTGGACGCCGCACTCGGCTCCGCCGGCCTAGTGTGGGCGCTACCCCGGCGGCTCACTGCCGACGGCGTCACCGATTGGTTCGCAGATCCATCCGGTGCGTTGTAGCACCGAGACGACGGGGCTGGCCGCAATCGCTGTTATCCACGCCTGCGGCACCGACAACGCTCCGATCGATGTCGCGTGATCAACGTCGACCAAAAGCTGGCTACCGCCACTGTCCGCGACGGTGGTTCGTGCTAGGCCCGAGGCGGTAGCCGTTTCCAGGACATGTAGCGTGCGGGCCGCGAGATTTGACCGTAGGACAACCGAACTCAGTCTTGACAGCGACAAAGCCGCAGGGGAGATCGCGGCACCCAATGACGCATAGGGCGCAGACAGGGCCTTGAGCGCTCGCGGAATTGATGAAACCACCTGAGTGCCGGTAGTCATGATCGCGAGGCTGTCCATGGCGGCTGTCCCGCAGGCAACGGGCGACCCACGGTGGGCCAGTCTCGTGAACCCGATGGCGACGAGTTGGGAGGTCAACGCCGTCGACCTCGGCGAGATAGCCAGGGCACCGGCGAAGTCGTGCACGGCGTCGGCGCAGTGCACCCACACCCGTTCGTACTCGGCTTCGAGCTCGGCGATCACCGGGCTGGCCTGGCCCAGAAAGTTGTTCGCCGACAACCACTTTCTCATCATGCGGTTGGGCGCGATCAGCTGAGCCGATGTCATCTTTGCTGCTGCCTGTTCGTAGGCTTTCGCGGCGGTTTCGGCCTGAACCGCGGTCTGACTGGCATGGCGGGCCAGGGCGGTGAGCAATGCCCAGTGCGGCGCAATGACCCGCATCACCGGCACCGCCGCCGGCCCGCGCCACCCGCTGGTGAGCCCGGCGGCGATCGAACTACATTCCGCCCCAATCTGGCGCATCCCGGCGGCCAACCCGCGCAACGCCACCGCGGTGGCCTGCAGGGAGCCCGGACGGGCTCGACCGGAGTTGACCTCCGGTGGCAACTTCCCGAAGTCCATGGCTATCTCTTCGGCCTCTTCCGCGCGACAATCGTTCGGGGGATGGCAGGAGTGGGCCGTAGAGACATGATCAATTCCTAAAGTGCTGGGGGACGGGTTGATTCCGCTGTTGTCCCGTTACCGATGTGCTCGGGATCGTTGGCATTCGATGGCATCCTGCGAAGGGGTTACCGCATCGAAGAACGGCGTCATGCAACCAGCGCAGACGCGTTGAAATTGCGTGGTTGGCGATCACCTGTAACCGGTTGTGGTGCAGCACAACCGGCGGGAACGATCAGCGCCGAGCGACGCAGAACTTGGTCAAGATATCTCGGTCATCGGCAGTCGCCGTCGGTGGACCCGGCGGGTGCACGTGGATCAGCTGGGATTGCCAGCCCCGGGTTACCCAACCACTCGTCGGCCACCAGGCCGAAAGTGGCCCAAGGTGGGCCTGGCTTGGCGGCCGATCCCGCGTCATCCAAGCGTTTCTGAAGGGTTTCTGATGCGCGGGAGGAGCGTCTTGATCGCTATGGTTCACGGGTTGTGAGCCGTGAGCGAGCTGCAGGTGGCCGATATCGGGGATCGCCTGCGACCATGCTGCGGGTTGCAGTAGTGCCGCGGCGGAAAGCCCGGACCGCAGTGCCCAGCCCGCGATGACGGCGGCAAAAAGACCTAGCGCGACGACAACGGCGACGGCGCGTTGCCATCGTCGGGGAGAAGCCGCGCATGGGAAGGTCACAGTGGCGCAAACGTACAGCGCCAGCATTGTTGGGGGCTGGAAGAAACCTTTGAGATTGGTTAGAGGAATGCCATTTTCGGCTGGGTAGCTGAGCACGGGCACGTGATCGGGGCCCGATGCGGCGCGGGCCCTAACCGCATCCCGTCATCGTTTGGGTCATCCGGCGGCCGGGGAACGGGGTACCACCGTTGAGCGCAGCTCGAACCGGGAGGCGGCAGGGCCGTTAGCGCTGCGCCCGTTCATGCCGGTCAACGGCATGAACGGCATACCTGCGGTGCCGCTGTCTACGGAGCCAACCGAGGACAAACTGCTCGGTAGGTTCGCGGCGACGGCACTTGTGGCTGGCGCCGTGATCCAAGAATGCGGAACCGACAACGCCCCTACCGTCATGCCGCGTCCCATTGCGGCGCTCAGTGCCGCACCGCTACCCGTGATTCCCAGCGAGACCGATCCCAGCGATTGCGCCCCGGATTCGACCGCCTTGACCGCACCTGTGGCCGCGGCAGTGAGCGAACCGGTTGCGGCTTTGGTAAATCCGATCCCCTTATCGAGGAAGTTCAGCGCGTACATGGCGAAGTTCAGCGGCACGGTCAGTGAGCTCAGCTTCGACAGCGACGTTGACAACGACGTGAAGGCGCTATTCAGGGATGTCATGATGGGTGCGGTGGCGAGCCCCGCCAGGGCCACGGGCAGCGTTGTGATCACCTGAGATGCCGCCAGTACGGCCTCGAGGCTTGGCGCAGCCGCCGATGCGCCGGTCGATTGCGTGGCGGCAACACCTTGTCTGGCCAACCCGACCGGGTCGGTGATCGGCGGCGGTGAAGTAAATGGCGTCAGCCGTGTGGCGCTCGCGCAAGCACCCGCGTAGCCATACATTGCTGCCGCATCCTGAGCCCACATCTGTTCGTAGTTGGCCTCGGTTGTCGCGATCGCCGGGCTGTTCTGACCTAGTAGGTTGGTCGCGATCAACGCTGCGAGATGGGCACGGTTGGCGGCGATCACCGGTGGTGGCACTGTCGCCGCGAACGCGCCGGCGTGGGCACTGACGGCCGCTCTTGCCTGCGCCGAGGCTAGCTGTGCCTGGGCCGCGGTGGTGCTGAGCCACGTCGCGTAGGGCGCGGCGGCTTGGGCCATCGCGGTAGCGGCCGGTCCCTGCCACTTGCCGGCCAGTCCCGCGGTGATGGAGCTATAGCAACTGGCCGCCGAATAGAGCTCGGTGGCCAACGCGTCCCAGGCTGTTGCCGCGGTCTGCATGGATGTCGATCCTGGCCCGGAATACATGCGAGCGGAGTTGATTTCGGGTGGTAAAGCTGCGTAGTCCATTGCTATTTCCTCGGGTCTTGCGCCGGTTGGCCGGCTTGGTGCGTTGGCGTGTCTGTCGCCGCTAGCATGACGAATTAGTTTGTGGCGCAACAGAACATGCTCTTCTTCCGGGCACGTTTGGGTGAGCCGTTTAGTGCATGACAAGTCGCACGGGTCAGCGAGATTGCTGACCGGGTGTAGGTTTCGCCGGCTCCGCGTCAGCCTTGGAATGGCCGCACAACGAGCCTGGTGCTAGCCGATCAGCAGCGAGCGACGCAGAGCTGGTTGAGATATGCCCGCCCGGCGGCAGCTGCCAGCGGGGCACGCGCACGCAGTGCACTGAGCGGGTGGCCCGCCGTGGTCAGTGAGGCAGGTGTGGATAGCCACCACTGCGGTGGTGCCGAGCGCGACCACGTCGGCGGCCGATCCCGTTTCAACCCAGCGCTTTTGCACGGGCTGTGGCCTGTGGATGACGAGCGTTGGTGCCCGGTGCTGCGCACGGACTGTTTGTCGATCTCGGCTCGGTTAAGGCCGGCGGCGGATGCTGTTGCGGCCGGATGCGACGGAGTGGCGGCCGCCACCCCAGAGCGCAGTGCCCAGCATCCGATGACGGCGGCGAATAGGCACAGTCCTGCCACCACAGCGATGGCTGACTGCCATCGCGTCGGCTTGTTGGGGCCCCG is from Mycobacterium marinum and encodes:
- the map gene encoding type I methionyl aminopeptidase, whose protein sequence is MPARTALSPGVLSPMRSVPKWIARPEYVGKPTAREGTEPWVQTPEVIEKMRVAGRIAAGALVEAGKAVAPGVTTDELDRIAHEYMVDNGAYPSTLEYKGFPKSCCTSLNEVICHGIPDSTVIADGDIVNIDVTAYFDGVHGDTNATFLAGDVSEEHRLLVERTREATMRAINAVKPGRALSVIGRVIEAYANRFGYNVVRDFTGHGIGTTFHNGLVVLHYDQPAVETIMQTGMTFTIEPMINLGTLDYEIWDDDWTVVTKDRKWTAQFEHTLLVTDTGAEILTLP
- a CDS encoding alpha/beta hydrolase, yielding MMTTLDGFPVQVAVAGPATGVVVAILGADQRAVTAYDAVCERLHTASLRTVVVGADPRLTSKSVVGILDALGIKWAVVAGDREGAELAWELAATRLGRFAGLVAIDRGHPAIADSEGIVRDDLCPPVEIATTVLVTSAAVREAARNSQQLVYAEYRVVELLGRRNAQESTAQLATEIVLRTSGW
- a CDS encoding gamma-glutamyl-gamma-aminobutyrate hydrolase family protein, translated to MMGRGRVVLNAAGPGPIVGMTTYLDQAKTGVWDVSASFLPASYFDGVTMAGGIAVLLPPQRADADAANRVLDSLDALVITGGKDVDPAAYGQQAHPATDEPAPIRDSWEFALLRGALHRGLPVLGICRGAQVLNVAFGGTLHQHLPDVLGHNGHRAGNAVFSSLPVRTVPGTRLATLIGESAQVRCYHHQAVAEVGEGLVVSAWDVDGVVEALELPGENFVLAVQWHPEESLEDLRLFSAVVDAARSRSSG
- a CDS encoding PPE family protein; this translates as MDFGKLPPEVNSGRARPGSLQATAVALRGLAAGMRQIGAECSSIAAGLTSGWRGPAAVPVMRVIAPHWALLTALARHASQTAVQAETAAKAYEQAAAKMTSAQLIAPNRMMRKWLSANNFLGQASPVIAELEAEYERVWVHCADAVHDFAGALAISPRSTALTSQLVAIGFTRLAHRGSPVACGTAAMDSLAIMTTGTQVVSSIPRALKALSAPYASLGAAISPAALSLSRLSSVVLRSNLAARTLHVLETATASGLARTTVADSGGSQLLVDVDHATSIGALSVPQAWITAIAASPVVSVLQRTGWICEPIGDAVGSEPPG
- a CDS encoding PPE family protein, translating into MDYAALPPEINSARMYSGPGSTSMQTAATAWDALATELYSAASCYSSITAGLAGKWQGPAATAMAQAAAPYATWLSTTAAQAQLASAQARAAVSAHAGAFAATVPPPVIAANRAHLAALIATNLLGQNSPAIATTEANYEQMWAQDAAAMYGYAGACASATRLTPFTSPPPITDPVGLARQGVAATQSTGASAAAPSLEAVLAASQVITTLPVALAGLATAPIMTSLNSAFTSLSTSLSKLSSLTVPLNFAMYALNFLDKGIGFTKAATGSLTAAATGAVKAVESGAQSLGSVSLGITGSGAALSAAMGRGMTVGALSVPHSWITAPATSAVAANLPSSLSSVGSVDSGTAGMPFMPLTGMNGRSANGPAASRFELRSTVVPRSPAAG